GAGCCTCCGATGTCGGGCGGGTCGATCAGCGGCGCCATGTCCACAACGCCACCCGGTAGCAGTCCGGGGAACTGTGACTGCGCCAGGCGGAGCAGGTCGATCGCGGGGCTGTTGAGCAGCAGCTTCGCCTGCGGATAGCGCCACAATACGTCGTCGACCAAGTCGTTGGGGCGGTAGGGACGGTCGGCGACACCGTCCCCGTCCAGATCGAACGCGGCGTTGTCGCTCCAGTAGTTGCCTCGGCCCTCATGGCTCCAGACCACATTGCGCGAGCCGACATACTTGACCTGGGTCCGGTTGGCGACGAAGGCGTTGCCATACACGTCGTTCCGCTCAGAACCGGCAGTGAAATGGATGCCGATGGGACAATTCTCGAAGTGGTTGCCGGCGACCCGGTTCTTGTGTGCGTTGTAAATGAACAGGCACTTGTTTCTGCTGCCGCGCACGACGTTACCGGTGATCTGGGAGTTGTTGACGTAGTTGAGCAGCAGCCCGTGATCTCGATCGTCGACGCTGACATTGTCTCGGATTTCCAGACGATCGGAGAACATCAGTGCCCAGCCGACATGATTGCCGCGCGAGACGTTGCCGATGACTTTGCTGTCGTGGGTGTACATGTAATGAATGGCGAAGCGCAGGTCGGCGAAGGTGTTGTCGCGGAACTCGTTGCGCTTGCTGATGTTGACGAAGATCCCGTCGCGTCCGTAGCGGATGTTGTTGCCGATGACCTTCGCGCCGGGCGCATTCCATATCGAGACCCCGTTGCCGGACTCCGAGAGCCTGAGGTCGTCGCGGCCGACGATCGTGTTGGCCCGCACGACCGACTTCGCCGCGCCATGCAGATAGACACCAAATAGGTTGCCTTCCAGCCGATTGTCCTCGATCACCGCGCCGCGTGCGCTCTGCCGGACCAGGATGGCGGAATCCATGGCCGGTACGTCCACACCGGAGCCCCGGATGGTAAGCCCTCGGATGGTGACGCCCGGAGCGGTCACGGTGAGGACGCTCCCCTTGCCGTCGCCTTCCACCACGGCGCCGGAACGGCCCAGAAGGGAAAGCTTCTTGTCGATGACGACCGGCCCGGCGTGACGGCCGGCGGCGAGACTCAACACGTCGCCGGCCGCCGCCTGTTCGATGAGGACGCCCAGGTCGTCACCCGGAGCCACGACCTGCTCTGCCGCCGGGGCCGGGACGGCGAACGCCATCCCGACCGCCAGCGTCAGGGCCGCAGGCCAGCCGGCCGCATGTCGCCCGAGCAGCCGCATCGACCCTATGCCGCCCGCGGCTCGACGAGCATCCGGCCCTTCATCTCCATGTGGAGGGCGTGGCAGAACCACTGGCAGTAGAACCAGTGAACACCGGGCCGGCCTGCGGTGAAGGTGATGGACGCCGTCGCCTGCGGCGGCACCTCCATGCACACACCGTGGTTCACCATCACGAAGCCGTGGGTCAGATCCTCGATATCGTCGAGGTTGGTGACATAGACCGTGACCTCGTCGCCTTCCTTGACCGTGAACTTCTCCAGGCTGAACGACGGCGCCACCGAATACATGTAGACGCGGACCTTGTTGCCGTCGCGGATGACGTCGGCAGCGTCCTCCAGATCGACCCCGTCGGCCGCGGCCTGTTTCCTGGCGTCCTCAAACATGGGGTCGTTGCGGTCCCAGACATGCACCGGGTTGACCTTGGAGCGGTGGACGATGGTGGCGTCGTGCGGCTCGGCGAAGCTCGGCCCGTCATGCACCAGCTTCATCTCGTCGCCGGAAATGTCGATCAGCTGATCGTTCTCCGGCTTGAGGGGGCCGACGTTGAGGAACCGGTCCTTGGAGAACTTGTTCAGCGAAATCAGCCATTTGCCGTCCGCCTCCTTGGTCTGGCCCATGGAGGTATGGTTGTGGCCGGGCTGGTAGTGGACATCCAGTTTCTGGAGGATCGGATCGACGTCCTCGCCCTGGAAGCGGCGAATGGCCTTGGCCATGTCCCACTTGCAGACCTGGCTGTCGATGAACAGCGTCGTGTACGCGTTGCCGCGTCCGTCGAAGGCCGTGTGCAGCGGGCCGAGACCAAGTTCCGGCTCTGCGACCACAGCATCCCTCGGCTTGATCTTGTCATCGAACAGATCGTCGAAACGGCGAACGTCGAACACGGTAACCGTAGGCGACAGCTTGCCATTGGCGACC
The DNA window shown above is from Minwuia thermotolerans and carries:
- a CDS encoding nitrous oxide reductase family maturation protein NosD; amino-acid sequence: MRLLGRHAAGWPAALTLAVGMAFAVPAPAAEQVVAPGDDLGVLIEQAAAGDVLSLAAGRHAGPVVIDKKLSLLGRSGAVVEGDGKGSVLTVTAPGVTIRGLTIRGSGVDVPAMDSAILVRQSARGAVIEDNRLEGNLFGVYLHGAAKSVVRANTIVGRDDLRLSESGNGVSIWNAPGAKVIGNNIRYGRDGIFVNISKRNEFRDNTFADLRFAIHYMYTHDSKVIGNVSRGNHVGWALMFSDRLEIRDNVSVDDRDHGLLLNYVNNSQITGNVVRGSRNKCLFIYNAHKNRVAGNHFENCPIGIHFTAGSERNDVYGNAFVANRTQVKYVGSRNVVWSHEGRGNYWSDNAAFDLDGDGVADRPYRPNDLVDDVLWRYPQAKLLLNSPAIDLLRLAQSQFPGLLPGGVVDMAPLIDPPDIGGSE